In Streptomyces sp. P3, one DNA window encodes the following:
- a CDS encoding enoyl-CoA hydratase — protein MDQILYEAEDGIATITLNRPEAANAQTMALLDDLDAAYTRAARDRDVRVVVLRANGQHFSAGHDLKDRWPGPGEITLEWIYDTETRHYLEYALKWRNIPKPTIAAVQGKCIAAGLMLCWPCDLIVAAENAEFSDPVVHMGIGGVEYHGHTWELGPRKAKEILFTGRPLTAREAEQAGMVNKVVPLDELGSTTHELAERIAAMPPFGLRQAKRAVNQTLDVQGFHAALQSVFDVHQTGHGNALSVDGFPILTRLDEMKQRLKQG, from the coding sequence ATGGACCAGATCCTGTACGAGGCCGAGGACGGCATCGCCACGATCACCCTCAACCGGCCCGAGGCGGCCAACGCCCAGACCATGGCGCTCCTCGACGACCTGGACGCGGCCTACACCCGGGCCGCGCGCGACCGGGACGTCCGGGTCGTCGTCCTCAGGGCGAACGGGCAGCACTTCTCCGCCGGGCACGACCTGAAGGACCGCTGGCCCGGCCCCGGCGAGATCACCCTGGAGTGGATCTACGACACCGAGACCCGCCACTATCTGGAGTACGCGCTGAAGTGGCGCAACATCCCCAAGCCGACCATCGCGGCCGTCCAGGGCAAGTGCATCGCGGCCGGGCTGATGCTGTGCTGGCCGTGCGACCTGATCGTCGCGGCGGAGAACGCCGAGTTCTCCGACCCGGTGGTGCACATGGGCATCGGCGGTGTCGAGTACCACGGCCACACCTGGGAGCTGGGCCCGCGCAAGGCCAAGGAGATCCTCTTCACCGGACGGCCGCTGACCGCCCGCGAGGCCGAGCAGGCCGGCATGGTGAACAAGGTCGTGCCCCTCGACGAACTCGGCTCCACGACGCACGAGTTGGCCGAGCGGATAGCCGCGATGCCGCCCTTCGGGCTGCGCCAGGCCAAACGGGCCGTCAACCAGACCCTCGACGTCCAGGGCTTCCACGCCGCCCTCCAGTCGGTCTTCGACGTCCATCAGACGGGGCACGGCAACGCGCTGAGCGTGGACGGCTTCCCGATCCTGACCCGCCTGGACGAGATGAAACAGCGACTGAAGCAGGGCTGA
- a CDS encoding dihydrodipicolinate reductase has translation MTGRDGDTRRSAAGHDEPLRVVQWATGTIGAQSLRAVLGHPGMTLAGVHVHAPGKAGRDAGDLCGAGPTGVTTTHRLDDVLALGADCVLYMPRTTGLDDLCALLASGANVVATTGGFHHPDGMDPAVRGRVEAACEQGGTSLHDTGSSPGFITEAVPLVLASVQRRLERLAVHEYADLSLRNSPELLFDIMGFGRAPAAEYDEGRLAHLQRSFGPSLRLVADALGVPLDSVQASGGFATAARTTGIAAGVLPAGTVAAQRTTLSGLRDGRTLLEFDATWYCTTDLEPAWDLRPTGWHLTVDGDAPLDVEMRFPVPLERLGAVSPRYTAHRAVNAVPAVCAAAPGIRTTVDLPPFTAALG, from the coding sequence GTGACCGGGAGGGATGGTGACACGCGGCGTTCCGCAGCAGGGCATGACGAGCCGCTTCGCGTCGTCCAGTGGGCCACGGGAACCATCGGCGCGCAGTCGCTGCGCGCCGTCCTCGGCCATCCCGGCATGACACTGGCCGGAGTTCACGTCCACGCGCCGGGCAAGGCCGGGCGGGACGCCGGCGACCTGTGCGGCGCGGGCCCCACCGGCGTCACCACCACCCACCGTCTCGACGACGTCCTCGCCCTGGGCGCCGACTGCGTGCTGTACATGCCCCGCACGACCGGCCTGGACGACCTGTGCGCCCTGCTCGCGTCCGGCGCGAACGTCGTGGCCACGACCGGCGGGTTCCACCACCCGGACGGCATGGATCCGGCGGTCCGCGGACGCGTCGAGGCGGCCTGCGAGCAGGGCGGCACCTCGCTCCACGACACCGGCAGCAGCCCGGGCTTCATCACCGAGGCCGTTCCGCTCGTGCTGGCCTCCGTCCAGCGGCGGCTGGAGCGGCTGGCCGTCCACGAGTACGCGGATCTGTCCCTGCGGAACTCACCGGAACTGCTGTTCGACATCATGGGCTTCGGCCGGGCGCCTGCCGCGGAGTACGACGAGGGGCGCCTCGCGCACCTCCAAAGGAGCTTCGGGCCGTCGTTGCGTCTGGTGGCCGACGCCCTCGGGGTGCCGCTCGACTCCGTACAGGCCAGTGGGGGGTTCGCCACCGCGGCACGCACGACCGGCATCGCCGCCGGCGTCCTGCCCGCCGGCACGGTGGCGGCGCAGCGTACGACCCTGTCCGGCCTGCGCGACGGCCGCACGCTGCTGGAGTTCGACGCGACCTGGTACTGCACCACGGACCTGGAGCCGGCCTGGGACCTGCGACCCACGGGATGGCATCTGACGGTCGACGGCGACGCGCCCCTCGACGTCGAGATGCGGTTCCCCGTGCCGCTGGAGCGGCTGGGGGCGGTCTCCCCCCGCTACACCGCGCACCGGGCCGTCAACGCGGTACCCGCCGTCTGTGCGGCGGCCCCGGGCATCCGGACCACGGTGGACCTCCCCCCGTTCACCGCGGCCCTCGGCTGA
- a CDS encoding carboxymuconolactone decarboxylase family protein produces MTRVPPVPYEEWDTEVLRPLTGGRTVPPSNVLGLLLNHPELAKAFLTFGTHLLYRSTLPARTRELTILRVAWRHRCRYEWSHHVSLARAAGVTETELEEVRRGAPTLLNRAVDELETTSSLSDEVYGELAKDMDERRLMDFVFTVGAYGMQAMAYNTFGVEPDPGTDDGGTGGQGAAA; encoded by the coding sequence ATGACGAGGGTGCCACCCGTCCCGTACGAGGAGTGGGACACCGAGGTGCTGCGGCCGCTGACCGGCGGGCGTACCGTTCCGCCGTCGAACGTGCTCGGCCTGCTGCTGAACCACCCGGAGCTGGCCAAGGCGTTCCTCACCTTCGGCACCCACCTGCTGTACCGCAGCACCCTGCCCGCGCGGACGCGGGAGCTGACGATCCTCCGGGTCGCCTGGCGGCACCGGTGCCGGTACGAGTGGTCCCACCACGTGTCGCTGGCGCGTGCGGCGGGTGTCACCGAGACGGAGCTGGAGGAGGTGCGCCGGGGCGCCCCCACCCTGCTGAACCGGGCCGTGGACGAACTCGAGACCACCTCCTCCCTCTCCGACGAGGTGTACGGGGAACTGGCGAAGGACATGGACGAACGCCGGCTGATGGACTTCGTGTTCACCGTCGGGGCGTACGGAATGCAGGCCATGGCCTACAACACCTTCGGCGTGGAGCCCGACCCGGGGACGGACGACGGCGGCACGGGCGGTCAGGGGGCCGCCGCGTGA
- a CDS encoding SDR family NAD(P)-dependent oxidoreductase, with translation MSAATAPTAVVTGGASGIGRAIAQRLTADGLNVAVLDLSPVEEGFGLTVDVTDRAQVDKAMDAVRERFGPVRVLVNAAGKDGFTRFSDLPFTDWQRVVDINLNGVFHCVQSVLPDMLRARWGRIVNISSSSAHSGQPFMAHYVAAKSAVNGLTKALALELGPKGITVNAIPPGFVDTPMLRTAEQNQRLGGTIEDHIAHTPVRRVGRPEDIAATCAFLVGEEAGYITGQIIGVNGGRNT, from the coding sequence GTGAGCGCCGCGACGGCCCCGACCGCCGTCGTGACGGGAGGTGCCTCCGGCATCGGCCGGGCGATCGCGCAGCGGCTCACCGCCGACGGCCTGAACGTGGCCGTGCTCGACCTCTCCCCCGTCGAGGAGGGCTTCGGGCTGACGGTGGACGTCACGGACCGTGCCCAGGTCGACAAGGCGATGGACGCGGTGCGCGAGCGGTTCGGGCCCGTGCGTGTCCTGGTCAACGCGGCCGGCAAGGACGGCTTCACCCGCTTCTCGGACCTGCCCTTCACCGACTGGCAGCGCGTGGTCGACATCAACCTCAACGGCGTCTTCCACTGCGTGCAGTCGGTCCTGCCGGACATGCTCCGGGCCCGCTGGGGCCGCATCGTGAACATCTCGTCCTCCAGCGCCCACTCGGGACAGCCGTTCATGGCGCACTACGTCGCCGCCAAGTCCGCCGTCAACGGGCTCACCAAGGCCCTCGCCCTCGAACTCGGCCCCAAGGGCATCACGGTGAACGCCATCCCGCCGGGTTTCGTCGACACCCCCATGCTGCGCACCGCCGAACAGAACCAGCGGCTCGGCGGCACCATCGAGGACCACATCGCCCATACACCGGTACGCCGCGTCGGCCGCCCGGAGGACATCGCCGCGACCTGCGCCTTCCTGGTCGGCGAGGAGGCCGGGTACATCACCGGGCAGATCATCGGCGTGAACGGGGGCCGCAACACATGA
- a CDS encoding TauD/TfdA family dioxygenase, with amino-acid sequence MIDSKALSPALGVEFTGVNDPLDDSFVHRCAEALKWRGVLLVRGLHLDDERQLAFSRRLGDVVALNGREIFPISIDPEKSRTAKYLRGAFFWHLDGTTDDVPVKATTLTARQIAMTGGGTDFASTYAAYENLPEKDRERLDALRVVHSFEAAQRLVNPGPGEKELAAWRARPTHEVSLVWRRRDGRRSLVTGATADHVVGMDPAESRALLDELLDRTTQERFRYTHEWEVGDLVVWDNTGILHRALPYAEDSERLLHRTTVVGDEAFA; translated from the coding sequence ATGATCGATTCGAAAGCGCTGAGCCCGGCACTCGGTGTCGAGTTCACCGGGGTCAACGACCCCCTCGACGATTCCTTCGTCCACCGCTGTGCGGAGGCCCTCAAGTGGCGGGGCGTCCTGCTGGTGCGCGGGCTGCATCTCGACGACGAGCGGCAACTGGCGTTCAGCCGGCGGCTGGGCGACGTGGTCGCGCTGAACGGCCGGGAGATCTTCCCGATCTCCATCGACCCGGAGAAGAGCAGGACCGCCAAGTACCTCAGGGGCGCCTTCTTCTGGCATCTCGACGGCACCACCGACGACGTGCCGGTGAAGGCCACCACCCTGACCGCCCGCCAGATCGCCATGACCGGCGGCGGCACGGACTTCGCCAGCACCTACGCGGCGTACGAGAACCTGCCGGAGAAGGACCGCGAGCGCTTGGATGCCCTGCGCGTGGTGCACAGCTTCGAGGCCGCCCAGCGGCTGGTGAACCCCGGCCCCGGTGAGAAGGAGCTGGCAGCCTGGCGTGCCCGGCCCACCCACGAGGTGTCCCTGGTGTGGCGGCGCCGCGACGGCCGCCGCTCCCTGGTCACCGGTGCCACCGCCGACCATGTCGTCGGCATGGACCCCGCCGAGAGCCGCGCCCTGCTGGACGAACTGCTCGACCGGACCACCCAGGAGCGTTTCCGCTACACCCACGAGTGGGAGGTCGGCGATCTGGTGGTCTGGGACAACACCGGCATCCTGCACCGGGCACTTCCCTACGCCGAGGACTCCGAGCGGCTGCTGCACCGCACGACCGTCGTCGGCGACGAGGCGTTCGCGTGA
- a CDS encoding SDR family oxidoreductase yields MRFKDKVIIVTGAGQGIGEGYARALAAEGARVVVAELNEEQGQRVAKEIGDALFVRTDVADPASAEALIETVMRESGRIDHLVNNAAIFHGMRREGIVTVDYDYLDRFLKVNLLGALHVTRAALPHLQEGAAVVNQSSTAAWQATGFYGLAKAGINHLTASLAAELGPRGIRVNAIAPGPTDTEAARSIIPEEYRAAMVQSFALKRMGTAADQAGALMFLLSDEAAWVTGQVIAVDGGSVVRL; encoded by the coding sequence ATGCGGTTCAAGGACAAGGTGATCATCGTCACCGGAGCCGGCCAGGGCATCGGCGAGGGGTATGCCCGGGCGCTGGCGGCCGAGGGCGCGCGCGTGGTGGTCGCGGAGCTGAACGAGGAGCAGGGCCAGCGGGTCGCCAAGGAGATCGGCGACGCCCTGTTCGTACGGACCGACGTGGCCGACCCCGCTTCCGCCGAAGCGCTCATCGAGACCGTGATGCGCGAGTCCGGGCGGATCGACCACCTGGTCAACAACGCCGCGATCTTCCACGGCATGCGCCGCGAGGGCATCGTCACCGTCGACTACGACTACCTCGACCGCTTCCTGAAGGTGAACCTGCTCGGCGCACTGCACGTCACCCGCGCCGCCCTGCCGCACCTTCAGGAGGGCGCGGCCGTCGTCAACCAGTCCTCCACCGCGGCCTGGCAGGCCACCGGCTTCTACGGGCTCGCCAAGGCCGGCATCAACCACCTCACCGCCTCCCTCGCCGCCGAACTCGGCCCGCGCGGCATCCGAGTCAACGCGATCGCGCCGGGCCCGACGGACACCGAGGCGGCCCGCAGCATCATCCCCGAGGAGTACCGCGCGGCGATGGTGCAGTCCTTCGCCCTCAAGCGCATGGGTACCGCCGCCGACCAGGCGGGTGCCCTCATGTTCCTGCTCTCCGACGAGGCCGCCTGGGTCACCGGACAGGTCATCGCCGTCGACGGCGGATCGGTGGTGCGGCTGTGA
- a CDS encoding aldehyde dehydrogenase family protein, with protein sequence MSALVAKSQLIDGKLVSADSTFPSYNPATGDLLGHAPNATKADAEAAIAAARRAFDTTDWATDRDLRLRCLRRLHQALDDHREELRELTIAEVGAPRQLTHGPQLDEPIGLVTYYADLLQAYEFTEDLGEKESRGRRHHRWVEKEAAGVVAAILPYNFPNQLALAKLAPALAAGCTVVLKGAPQTPLTTLALGELIAEHTDIPPGVVSVLSSSRTEVGQLLTTHPDVDLVTFTGATTTGRAIMAAAAGTVKRVFLELGGKSAMIVLDDADYTRAAMFAAFTICSHSGQGCALTSRLLVPRADHDRIVQLVAAGMERVRVGDPKAPETAMGPLISEQQRDKVDAMVRRAVEAGATLVRGGTRVDPGWFYEPTLLADVDPDSEIAQEEVFGPVLAVIPYDDEDDAVRIANHSRYGLSGAVHSADDERAIRLARRIRTGTFSINGGNYFSADVPFGGYKQSGIGRESGRAGFEEFLEEKAFGRVVPPGEGA encoded by the coding sequence GTGAGCGCCCTCGTCGCCAAGTCCCAGCTGATCGACGGCAAACTGGTGAGCGCGGACAGCACCTTCCCCTCGTACAACCCCGCCACCGGTGACCTGCTCGGCCACGCTCCCAACGCCACGAAGGCCGACGCCGAGGCCGCGATCGCCGCCGCCCGCCGCGCCTTCGACACCACCGACTGGGCCACGGACAGGGACCTGAGGCTGCGCTGTCTGCGCCGGCTCCACCAGGCCCTCGACGACCACCGCGAGGAGCTGCGCGAGCTGACCATCGCCGAGGTCGGCGCGCCACGCCAGCTCACCCACGGCCCCCAGCTCGACGAGCCGATCGGCCTCGTGACGTACTACGCGGACCTCCTTCAGGCCTACGAGTTCACCGAGGACCTCGGAGAGAAGGAGAGCCGCGGCCGGCGCCACCACCGCTGGGTGGAGAAGGAGGCGGCCGGGGTCGTCGCCGCCATCCTGCCGTACAACTTCCCCAACCAGCTCGCCCTGGCCAAGCTCGCCCCCGCGCTCGCGGCGGGCTGCACCGTCGTCCTCAAGGGCGCCCCGCAGACCCCGCTGACCACCCTCGCGCTCGGCGAACTCATCGCGGAGCACACCGACATCCCGCCCGGTGTCGTGAGCGTCCTGAGCTCCTCGCGCACCGAGGTCGGCCAACTGCTCACCACGCACCCCGACGTGGACCTGGTCACCTTCACCGGCGCCACCACCACCGGGCGGGCCATCATGGCCGCCGCGGCCGGCACCGTGAAGCGGGTCTTCCTCGAACTCGGCGGCAAGTCCGCCATGATCGTCCTGGACGACGCGGACTACACCAGGGCCGCCATGTTCGCCGCCTTCACCATCTGCTCCCACTCCGGACAGGGCTGCGCCCTCACCTCCCGCCTCCTCGTCCCGCGCGCCGACCACGACCGGATCGTGCAACTCGTCGCGGCGGGCATGGAACGCGTCCGCGTCGGCGACCCGAAGGCCCCGGAGACCGCCATGGGCCCGCTCATCAGCGAGCAGCAGCGCGACAAGGTCGACGCCATGGTGCGGCGCGCCGTCGAGGCCGGGGCGACGCTCGTCCGCGGCGGCACCCGCGTCGACCCCGGCTGGTTCTACGAACCCACCCTCCTCGCCGACGTGGACCCCGACAGCGAGATCGCCCAGGAGGAGGTGTTCGGACCCGTTCTCGCGGTCATCCCCTACGACGACGAGGACGACGCCGTCCGCATCGCCAACCACTCCAGGTACGGCCTGTCCGGCGCCGTGCACAGCGCCGACGACGAGCGCGCGATCCGCCTGGCCCGCCGCATCCGCACCGGCACCTTCTCGATCAACGGCGGCAACTACTTCTCCGCCGACGTGCCGTTCGGCGGGTACAAGCAGTCCGGCATCGGCCGGGAGAGCGGGCGCGCCGGGTTCGAGGAGTTCCTGGAGGAGAAGGCGTTCGGCCGCGTCGTGCCGCCCGGGGAGGGGGCGTGA
- a CDS encoding CaiB/BaiF CoA-transferase family protein, with product MKPLEGIRVLEVAMYGFVPSAGAVLADWGADVVKIEHAVTGDPQRGLRQTGPFRVEGDPNPNVAHANRGKRSLGLDMSRPEGREVLYELVKDSDVFLTSFMPASRTRLGIDVDDIRAVNPRIVYARGSALGPRGPEADKGGYDMTAFWARAGTAASITPPGSDGMISPPGPAYGDTVSGTNLAGGIAAALLRRERTGEASVVDVSLLGSGLWALGHSIALSVHLDRPWEGVTPSAHGSPTNPLSGLYRTADGRFIAFVMLQPAKFWPGVCRCIGRPELADDPRFATSEGIAEHTPDAVKILREVIASRTLTEWSEDLAALDGPWAPVQDTLQAAADQQVRANGYIGRAGDLELVSSPVQFDVEDTRPGAAPEFAAQTEEILTELGYDWDRILALKASGAIT from the coding sequence GTGAAACCACTCGAAGGGATCCGTGTCCTCGAAGTCGCCATGTACGGTTTCGTCCCCTCGGCCGGGGCCGTGCTCGCCGACTGGGGCGCCGACGTCGTCAAGATCGAGCACGCCGTCACCGGCGACCCGCAGCGCGGGCTGCGCCAGACCGGCCCGTTCCGGGTGGAGGGCGACCCCAACCCCAACGTCGCCCACGCCAACCGCGGCAAGCGCTCCCTCGGCCTGGACATGTCCCGCCCCGAGGGCCGCGAGGTGCTGTACGAACTGGTGAAGGACTCCGACGTCTTCCTCACCAGCTTCATGCCCGCCTCCCGCACACGGCTCGGCATCGACGTCGACGACATCCGCGCCGTCAACCCGCGCATCGTCTACGCCCGCGGCAGCGCCCTCGGCCCGCGCGGTCCCGAGGCGGACAAGGGCGGCTACGACATGACCGCCTTCTGGGCCCGCGCCGGGACCGCCGCCAGCATCACCCCGCCCGGCAGCGACGGCATGATCAGCCCACCCGGACCCGCCTACGGCGACACCGTCTCCGGCACCAACCTCGCCGGCGGCATAGCGGCCGCCCTGCTGCGCCGCGAACGCACCGGCGAGGCCTCCGTCGTGGACGTCTCGCTGCTCGGCAGCGGCCTGTGGGCACTCGGCCACTCCATCGCCCTGTCCGTCCACCTCGACCGTCCCTGGGAGGGCGTCACGCCCAGCGCGCACGGCTCGCCCACCAACCCGCTCTCGGGGCTCTACCGCACCGCCGACGGCCGGTTCATCGCCTTCGTCATGCTCCAGCCGGCCAAGTTCTGGCCCGGGGTGTGCCGCTGCATCGGCCGGCCGGAACTCGCCGACGACCCCCGGTTCGCCACCTCCGAGGGCATCGCCGAGCACACGCCGGACGCGGTGAAGATCCTCCGCGAGGTGATCGCGAGCCGCACCCTGACCGAGTGGTCCGAGGACCTCGCCGCGCTCGACGGCCCCTGGGCACCCGTCCAGGACACCCTCCAGGCCGCCGCCGACCAGCAGGTCCGCGCCAACGGCTACATCGGGCGGGCCGGCGACCTCGAACTGGTTTCCAGCCCCGTCCAGTTCGACGTCGAGGACACCCGCCCGGGAGCCGCCCCCGAGTTCGCCGCCCAGACCGAGGAGATCCTCACCGAACTCGGCTACGACTGGGACCGCATCCTCGCCCTCAAGGCGAGCGGCGCGATCACCTGA
- a CDS encoding ABC transporter substrate-binding protein has protein sequence MRKALIGAVTVAAVLLAGCSTRSGDDPGTDPARRTSPAAEASPDFGTLKNVCGPGTARPSTVQGVTDDTIQVGVLSDIGFTKRSEFVDAAKVFTSWCNDVGGINGRDLVPVTRDAKLTEVRQRVLEACKADFALVGGGSALDSLGVQDRLKCLLPNFPSQSSQIGAIGSDLQALASGPTAGYFQYAGYYSWLLKEKYPDSAQKVGMIAGDSPVTKVMAAQFKEAVAGLGGRISYSDLYPAAGVSDWTPYAQSIKKSGVRGLVFLGDFASLAKLEQALTGIGYSPDWIDANSNAYGPAFPQLAGAALGKQHNYAELFATAPLESAADNPAVRQLTDLFEKYAPGRQVTYPALRAFSAWLLFATAARDCAEITRKCVYENAMKNTGFTAGGLQAPFDLTSKQPPTCHSIVEATAKGWQAADFKPDQGAYRCDAPAYKYKGDYGAPATLAGVGKSLSDLT, from the coding sequence ATGCGCAAGGCGCTGATCGGCGCGGTCACCGTGGCCGCGGTGCTGCTGGCCGGCTGCTCCACCCGCTCCGGCGACGACCCCGGCACCGACCCCGCCCGCAGGACGAGCCCCGCCGCCGAGGCGAGTCCGGACTTCGGCACCCTGAAGAACGTCTGCGGTCCCGGCACCGCCAGGCCCTCCACCGTCCAGGGCGTCACCGACGACACGATCCAGGTCGGTGTCCTGTCCGACATCGGTTTCACCAAGAGGTCCGAATTCGTGGACGCCGCGAAGGTGTTCACGTCCTGGTGCAACGACGTGGGCGGCATCAACGGCCGCGACCTCGTCCCCGTCACCCGCGACGCGAAGCTGACGGAGGTCCGCCAGCGGGTCCTTGAGGCATGCAAGGCGGACTTCGCGCTCGTGGGCGGCGGCTCCGCCCTGGACAGCCTCGGCGTCCAGGACCGGCTGAAGTGCCTGCTGCCCAACTTCCCCTCCCAGTCCAGTCAGATCGGCGCCATCGGCTCCGACCTCCAGGCACTGGCCTCCGGCCCGACCGCCGGGTACTTCCAGTACGCCGGCTACTACTCCTGGCTGCTGAAGGAGAAGTACCCGGACTCGGCGCAGAAGGTCGGCATGATCGCCGGTGACTCCCCCGTCACCAAGGTCATGGCCGCCCAGTTCAAGGAAGCGGTCGCCGGTCTCGGCGGCAGGATCTCCTACAGCGACCTGTACCCGGCGGCCGGCGTCTCCGACTGGACGCCCTACGCCCAGTCGATCAAGAAGTCCGGCGTCCGGGGCCTGGTCTTCCTGGGCGACTTCGCGAGCCTGGCCAAACTGGAGCAGGCCCTCACCGGCATCGGCTACAGCCCCGACTGGATCGACGCCAACAGCAACGCCTACGGCCCCGCCTTCCCGCAACTGGCCGGAGCCGCCCTGGGCAAGCAGCACAACTACGCCGAACTCTTCGCCACCGCCCCGCTCGAGAGCGCCGCCGACAACCCGGCCGTGCGGCAGCTGACCGACCTGTTCGAGAAGTACGCCCCCGGCAGACAGGTCACCTACCCGGCCCTGCGCGCCTTCTCCGCCTGGCTGCTGTTCGCCACCGCGGCCCGCGACTGCGCCGAGATCACGCGGAAGTGTGTGTACGAGAACGCCATGAAGAACACCGGCTTCACCGCGGGCGGCCTGCAGGCCCCCTTCGACCTCACCTCGAAGCAGCCGCCCACGTGCCACTCCATCGTCGAGGCGACCGCAAAGGGCTGGCAGGCGGCCGACTTCAAGCCCGACCAGGGCGCCTACCGCTGTGACGCACCCGCCTACAAGTACAAGGGCGACTACGGTGCGCCGGCCACACTCGCCGGCGTCGGCAAGTCCCTGTCCGACCTGACCTGA
- a CDS encoding ferredoxin — protein MRDVKVRVDPERCQGHTLCAMRAPKVFELSEIDGHSSPVAEDVPTDQESAVVEAVRSCPERAIGVF, from the coding sequence ATGAGAGACGTGAAGGTACGCGTCGACCCCGAGCGCTGCCAGGGGCACACCCTGTGCGCCATGCGCGCCCCCAAGGTCTTCGAGCTGAGCGAGATCGACGGACACTCCTCGCCCGTCGCCGAGGACGTCCCCACCGACCAGGAGAGCGCGGTGGTCGAGGCCGTCCGCTCCTGCCCCGAACGCGCGATCGGCGTGTTCTGA
- a CDS encoding cytochrome P450, translating to MTAPDTTGDDARKQPRVHFDRHAPEYRDRFEEQTRAFHGGCPLAWTDTYDGHWVAAGNRELLAFARAGDKLSNDHDIHGERRGYRGISIPGPPRGRGLRGGFLEMDPPEQRAYRTALNPYLSPAAVQRWIPFIDDVAWACVDERIETGRIDFVDDLANIVPAVFTLAMMGIPLKKWELYNEPAHAGVYTPPHSPEMARVVEAHMAMIGDIAATLQEVRAHPRPGLVDALVHLEIDGAAPREEDLVGALALLIGGGFDTTTALTAHALEWLSRHPGERARLSGERDTLLDTATEEFLRYFTPAPGDGRTVAEDCEIAGAEFKEGDRLWLSWAMANRDPQVFPDPDQVDLARGGNRHTAFGLGIHRCIGSNVARTVFKRMLLQVLDRIPDFECDPEGTVHYETIGVIQGMRHLPATFTPGARLGPGLAETLENLQQACDEQGLAEPVTVRKAEAKIR from the coding sequence ATGACCGCACCGGACACCACCGGCGACGACGCCCGCAAACAGCCCCGCGTCCACTTCGACCGGCACGCCCCGGAGTACCGCGACCGGTTCGAGGAGCAGACCCGCGCGTTCCACGGCGGCTGCCCGCTCGCCTGGACCGACACCTACGACGGTCACTGGGTGGCCGCCGGCAACCGAGAGCTGCTCGCCTTCGCCCGGGCCGGCGACAAGCTGTCCAACGACCACGACATCCACGGCGAGCGGCGCGGCTACCGCGGCATCAGCATCCCCGGCCCGCCCCGTGGCAGAGGCCTGCGCGGCGGCTTCCTGGAGATGGACCCGCCCGAGCAGCGTGCCTACCGCACCGCCCTCAACCCCTACCTCTCCCCGGCCGCCGTGCAGCGGTGGATCCCGTTCATCGACGACGTGGCGTGGGCCTGCGTCGACGAGAGGATCGAGACGGGCCGGATCGACTTCGTCGACGACCTCGCCAACATCGTCCCGGCCGTGTTCACGCTCGCGATGATGGGCATCCCGCTGAAGAAGTGGGAGCTGTACAACGAGCCCGCCCACGCCGGTGTCTACACCCCGCCGCACTCGCCGGAGATGGCCCGGGTGGTGGAGGCTCACATGGCGATGATCGGTGACATCGCCGCCACGCTGCAGGAGGTCCGCGCGCACCCCCGCCCCGGCCTCGTCGACGCTCTCGTTCACCTGGAGATCGACGGCGCGGCGCCGCGCGAGGAGGACCTGGTCGGCGCGCTGGCCCTGCTCATCGGCGGCGGCTTCGACACCACCACCGCCCTGACCGCGCACGCCCTGGAGTGGCTCTCCCGGCACCCCGGTGAACGGGCCCGGCTGAGCGGGGAGCGGGACACCCTGCTGGACACGGCCACCGAGGAGTTCCTGCGCTACTTCACCCCGGCACCCGGCGACGGACGCACCGTCGCCGAGGACTGCGAGATCGCGGGCGCCGAGTTCAAGGAGGGCGACCGGCTGTGGCTGTCCTGGGCGATGGCCAACCGGGACCCGCAGGTCTTCCCCGACCCCGACCAGGTGGACCTCGCGCGCGGGGGCAACCGCCACACCGCCTTCGGCCTGGGCATCCATCGCTGCATCGGCTCCAACGTCGCCCGCACGGTCTTCAAGCGGATGCTGCTCCAGGTCCTCGACCGCATTCCGGACTTCGAGTGCGACCCCGAGGGCACGGTCCACTACGAGACCATCGGCGTCATCCAGGGCATGCGGCACCTCCCGGCGACCTTCACCCCGGGCGCCCGCCTCGGACCCGGCCTGGCGGAAACCCTGGAGAACCTCCAGCAGGCCTGCGACGAACAGGGACTGGCCGAGCCGGTCACGGTCCGCAAGGCGGAGGCGAAGATCCGTTGA